The proteins below are encoded in one region of Alistipes communis:
- a CDS encoding lipopolysaccharide kinase InaA family protein has translation MKIILSEKYGRLASWMRKLPAQGVCGEVLRDDRNTLWCERVAGEEFVVKRFAVPLRLNRWVYTFFRPTKARRSYDYSLRLRRSGIAVADPVGYIECRRGLLFHTGYYVSKRLPYPTLQQLDREPQARQFEILDAFAAFTVRLHEKGVLDYDYNPGNIFYYREDGAWNFALIDVNRMAFRRNLSRRDCVEMLHHLDWETPYLDYVLIRYAELRRWDWKLLSGAVLLKQGINLPVRIRRFFKRLIGRK, from the coding sequence ATGAAAATCATCTTGTCGGAAAAATACGGCCGTCTGGCTTCGTGGATGCGGAAATTGCCTGCGCAGGGCGTTTGCGGGGAGGTATTGCGCGACGACCGCAATACGCTTTGGTGCGAACGGGTGGCGGGCGAGGAGTTTGTCGTCAAGCGTTTCGCCGTACCGCTGCGCCTGAACCGCTGGGTCTATACGTTTTTCCGGCCGACCAAAGCCCGACGTTCCTATGACTATTCGCTGCGGCTCCGGCGGTCGGGCATCGCCGTGGCCGACCCGGTCGGTTACATCGAGTGCCGGCGGGGGCTGCTGTTCCATACGGGCTACTATGTTTCCAAACGGCTTCCCTACCCGACGCTCCAACAGCTGGATCGGGAACCGCAGGCACGGCAGTTCGAGATTCTCGATGCCTTTGCGGCCTTCACCGTCCGCCTCCACGAAAAGGGTGTGCTCGATTACGACTACAATCCGGGCAACATCTTCTATTACCGGGAGGACGGTGCGTGGAATTTCGCGCTGATCGACGTCAACCGCATGGCCTTCCGCCGCAACCTGAGTCGGCGCGACTGCGTGGAGATGCTCCACCACCTCGACTGGGAGACGCCCTATCTGGATTATGTGCTGATCCGTTATGCCGAATTGCGCCGCTGGGACTGGAAACTCCTGAGCGGCGCCGTACTGCTCAAACAGGGGATCAACCTGCCGGTACGCATCCGGCGCTTTTTCAAACGGCTCATCGGGAGGAAGTAG
- a CDS encoding GNAT family N-acetyltransferase → MERYILKDNEARSRYEFDLGGHTAYIDYEKDNGTIVLTHTFVPEAYEGRGVGAQLVAAALADIRRQRLKVVPQCSFVAVYIKRHPEWSDMVSETAGAER, encoded by the coding sequence ATGGAACGATACATCCTCAAAGACAACGAGGCCCGCAGCCGTTACGAGTTCGACCTCGGAGGGCATACCGCCTATATCGACTATGAAAAGGACAACGGGACGATCGTCCTGACGCATACGTTCGTCCCCGAAGCATACGAGGGGCGTGGCGTAGGCGCACAACTGGTCGCCGCCGCACTGGCCGACATCCGCAGGCAGAGGTTGAAAGTCGTTCCGCAGTGCTCTTTCGTCGCCGTCTACATCAAGCGGCATCCGGAGTGGAGCGACATGGTGAGCGAAACGGCCGGCGCCGAACGCTGA
- a CDS encoding outer membrane beta-barrel protein produces MKKLFLLAVLSAVVCGAAAHPNHIFGVRVGMNIANMTFKAGGVSATPNSVVRPLVAFSYEKSLMHTLPLYFETGLGIAGYGTSVSDGAVKLNAYYFEAPALVNWRFGLTEDVSLIPYLGLSMRVGFAGKVKSGSAKADTFGDGGFDRFDMGVRAGIGVEYRRYSFRFGYDAGFLNLSDVSDVTVRNKTFQLQLGYRF; encoded by the coding sequence ATGAAAAAACTCTTTCTCCTCGCGGTGCTGTCGGCCGTCGTGTGCGGCGCAGCGGCACATCCCAATCACATCTTCGGCGTGCGTGTCGGCATGAACATCGCCAACATGACCTTCAAAGCGGGCGGCGTGAGCGCTACGCCCAACTCCGTAGTCCGCCCGCTGGTGGCTTTCTCCTATGAAAAGAGCTTGATGCACACCCTGCCGCTCTATTTCGAAACGGGGCTGGGTATCGCCGGCTACGGCACCTCGGTCAGCGACGGTGCGGTGAAGCTCAACGCCTACTATTTCGAGGCGCCGGCACTGGTCAACTGGCGTTTCGGTTTGACGGAAGACGTCTCGTTGATTCCTTATCTGGGTCTGAGTATGCGCGTCGGCTTCGCCGGCAAGGTGAAGTCCGGATCGGCAAAGGCCGATACGTTCGGCGACGGGGGATTCGACCGTTTCGATATGGGCGTCCGCGCCGGCATCGGGGTGGAGTACCGTCGTTATTCGTTCCGTTTCGGTTACGATGCGGGATTCCTCAATCTCTCCGATGTGTCGGACGTCACGGTTCGCAACAAGACGTTCCAGCTGCAATTGGGCTACCGCTTCTGA
- the aspT gene encoding aspartate-alanine antiporter: MFADIHFIDFLRANPALAVFVTLALGFLVGKLRWRSFSLGTVTSVLLVGVVVGQLKIEIPEPAKTLFFLLFLFSVGYAVGPQFFRGLKRDGLPQVGFAVVVCLLCLGSTWLCATLMGYDVAQAAGLLAGSQTMSAVLGVATDTIRQLPDGQAIDLDAMPVCYAVTYIFGTAGSAWILGTLGPRLLGGVEKVHKAALDLESKLGDDVSFTAGFDPAARAIVFRAYKAENDWFGQRHTVAEFERYMQSQKKLIFVERLRQRGRIADDVTPRTTIYPGDTLVVSGRRQYVIEEEDWIGTEVEDAELTNFSVQSLPVVVSKRGAAGQYVRNILKRKEMHGVNIRSILRAGVKIPVLAGGKLDAGDRLELVGLPQDVRRAAPTLGFSDPVSEKTGMPLVGLGIFLGGLLFGWLLMTRIGAVPLSLTVSGGVLIAGLFCGWLHARYPHVGNIPQPTLWFMNNVGLNTFIAIVGISTGPTFIQGFQEVGWSLFLIGAAATSIPLVAGIFIGRYLFRFNDALTLGCVAGARTTTAALGAVEETIQSNVPSMGYTITYAIGNTLLIIWGVVIVLLIA, translated from the coding sequence ATGTTTGCGGATATTCATTTCATCGATTTTTTGCGCGCCAATCCGGCGCTGGCCGTTTTCGTCACCCTTGCGCTGGGTTTTCTGGTCGGCAAACTGCGCTGGCGCAGTTTCTCGCTCGGCACGGTGACGAGCGTGCTGCTGGTGGGCGTCGTGGTCGGGCAGTTGAAAATCGAGATTCCCGAACCGGCCAAGACCCTCTTTTTTCTCCTCTTTCTCTTTTCGGTCGGCTACGCCGTGGGCCCGCAGTTCTTCCGCGGGCTCAAACGCGACGGGCTGCCGCAGGTGGGGTTCGCGGTGGTCGTCTGCCTGTTGTGCCTCGGGTCGACGTGGCTCTGCGCCACGCTGATGGGCTACGACGTAGCGCAGGCGGCCGGACTGTTGGCCGGTTCGCAGACCATGTCCGCCGTGCTGGGCGTGGCGACCGACACCATCCGCCAGCTGCCCGACGGACAGGCGATCGATCTGGACGCCATGCCCGTCTGTTATGCCGTGACCTATATTTTCGGTACGGCGGGGTCGGCGTGGATCTTGGGAACGCTCGGCCCGCGTCTGCTGGGCGGGGTGGAGAAGGTACACAAGGCGGCGCTCGACCTCGAATCGAAGCTGGGCGACGACGTCAGTTTCACGGCGGGCTTCGATCCTGCGGCGCGTGCCATCGTCTTCCGCGCCTACAAGGCCGAAAACGACTGGTTCGGGCAGCGGCACACCGTCGCCGAATTCGAACGCTACATGCAGTCGCAGAAGAAACTGATTTTCGTCGAGCGGCTGCGTCAACGGGGGCGCATCGCCGACGACGTGACGCCCCGCACGACGATCTATCCCGGCGATACGCTCGTGGTGAGCGGCCGCCGTCAGTATGTGATCGAGGAGGAGGATTGGATCGGTACGGAGGTCGAAGACGCGGAGTTGACGAACTTCTCGGTGCAGAGCCTGCCCGTGGTGGTGAGCAAGCGCGGAGCGGCGGGGCAGTATGTGCGCAATATTTTGAAAAGGAAAGAAATGCACGGTGTGAATATCCGTTCTATCCTGCGTGCCGGCGTGAAGATTCCGGTGCTGGCCGGCGGCAAGCTCGATGCCGGCGACCGGCTCGAACTGGTCGGCCTGCCGCAGGACGTGCGCCGCGCCGCGCCGACGCTCGGGTTCAGCGATCCGGTCTCGGAAAAGACGGGGATGCCGCTGGTGGGGCTGGGCATCTTTTTGGGCGGACTGCTCTTCGGCTGGTTGCTGATGACCCGTATCGGGGCCGTGCCGCTGAGCCTTACGGTGAGCGGCGGCGTGCTGATCGCCGGCCTTTTCTGCGGTTGGCTCCATGCCCGTTATCCCCACGTGGGCAATATCCCGCAGCCGACGTTGTGGTTCATGAACAACGTCGGCCTGAACACCTTCATCGCCATCGTCGGCATTTCGACCGGCCCGACCTTCATTCAGGGATTTCAGGAGGTAGGGTGGAGTCTCTTTCTGATCGGCGCGGCCGCGACCTCGATTCCGCTTGTCGCGGGCATCTTCATCGGACGTTACCTCTTCCGGTTCAACGATGCGCTGACGCTGGGGTGCGTCGCGGGGGCGCGGACCACCACGGCGGCGCTGGGCGCCGTCGAGGAGACGATCCAGAGCAACGTCCCCTCGATGGGTTACACGATCACCTATGCTATCGGCAATACGCTGCTCATCATCTGGGGCGTGGTGATCGTGCTGCTGATCGCGTAG
- a CDS encoding LacI family DNA-binding transcriptional regulator → MKRITIKELAERLGLSPSTVSRALAGDRNIRRETRERVSRLAGELGYRPNPVAVNLRSGRSNTVGVIVPEMVTPFAATVIGGIQRVLYGRGLKVIIAQSDENPQTECGNLELMERFMVDGVIACPCDATRNGEIYRRIRQRGVPLVFYDRAPLRVDASRVIVDDFATSYFLMEHLVRRGCRRIVHLGGPAHIPNARERLRGFRYALGKFGFVSDGRSVIPAGVTFDDGRAAADELLRRMPDADGLFAWTDTVAIGAMNRLRELGIRVPAQMAVAGYSGTVLSTIVNPQLTTVEQPLDEMGCRAAELILEKIADPSAPDRTVTLTACIRERASTAR, encoded by the coding sequence ATGAAACGAATCACGATCAAAGAGTTGGCCGAAAGGCTCGGACTGTCGCCGTCGACCGTGTCGCGGGCGCTGGCCGGCGACCGGAACATCCGCCGCGAGACGCGGGAACGGGTTTCCCGACTGGCGGGGGAACTGGGTTACCGTCCCAATCCGGTGGCTGTGAACCTCCGGTCGGGGCGGAGCAATACGGTCGGGGTGATCGTGCCCGAGATGGTCACGCCTTTCGCCGCGACGGTCATCGGCGGCATCCAGCGGGTGTTGTATGGGCGCGGCTTGAAGGTCATCATCGCCCAGTCGGACGAGAATCCGCAGACCGAATGCGGGAATCTGGAATTGATGGAGCGCTTCATGGTCGACGGCGTCATCGCCTGTCCGTGCGACGCGACCCGTAACGGCGAGATCTACCGGCGTATCCGGCAGCGCGGCGTGCCGCTGGTCTTCTACGACCGTGCGCCGCTGCGCGTCGATGCCTCGCGGGTGATCGTCGACGATTTTGCGACGAGCTATTTCCTTATGGAACACCTCGTCCGCAGGGGATGTCGCCGGATCGTCCACCTCGGCGGCCCGGCGCATATCCCGAATGCGAGGGAGCGTCTGCGCGGGTTCAGGTATGCTTTGGGGAAGTTCGGGTTCGTGTCGGACGGCCGGTCGGTGATTCCGGCAGGCGTGACCTTCGACGACGGCCGTGCGGCGGCCGACGAGTTGCTGCGCCGGATGCCCGATGCCGACGGCCTCTTCGCGTGGACGGATACGGTGGCGATCGGCGCGATGAACCGGTTGCGGGAACTGGGCATCCGCGTTCCGGCGCAGATGGCGGTGGCGGGGTATTCGGGAACCGTACTCTCGACGATCGTCAATCCGCAGCTCACGACCGTCGAGCAGCCGCTCGACGAGATGGGCTGCCGCGCTGCCGAACTGATTCTGGAAAAGATCGCCGATCCGTCGGCGCCCGACCGCACCGTCACGCTGACCGCCTGTATCCGCGAACGGGCGTCGACGGCGCGTTGA
- a CDS encoding type III PLP-dependent enzyme domain-containing protein, whose protein sequence is MKNKYKDLIEQTFDFPQDEFSVEDNELNLYDIPLMEIIKQYGTPLKVTYLPKISSQIARAKRMFNVAMAKVDYKGAYNYCYCTKSSHFSFVLEEALKNDIHLETSSAYDIHIINALYDGGIIDKDRYIICNGFKRPQYVENIAQLVDDGFENTIPVIDNKEEVELLDAAIEKKCKVGIRIACEEEPKFDFYTSRLGIRYNDIVDFYKRKIKTNKKFQLKMLHFFINTGIKDTAYYWNELGKCLNVYCELKAICPELDSLNIGGGFPIKNSLNFEYDYEYMTEEIVAQIKHICEMNGIEEPNIFTEFGSFTVGESGAALYSIVNQKQQNDRENWYMIDSSFITTLPDTWGINQRYIMLAVNNWDKEYQRVFLGGLTCDSEDFYNAESHTNAIFLPKLEAGNTQYIGFFHTGAYQESIGGFGGIQHCLIPAPKHIIIDRDKGDNEYYTRLFAKEQSYRAMMRILGY, encoded by the coding sequence ATGAAAAACAAGTACAAAGACCTGATCGAACAGACGTTCGATTTCCCTCAGGATGAATTTTCGGTCGAGGACAACGAGCTGAATCTGTACGACATTCCGCTCATGGAGATCATCAAGCAGTACGGCACACCGTTGAAGGTCACCTACCTGCCGAAGATCTCCTCGCAGATCGCACGTGCCAAGCGCATGTTCAACGTGGCCATGGCGAAGGTCGACTACAAGGGCGCCTACAACTACTGCTACTGCACCAAATCGAGCCACTTCTCCTTCGTGCTCGAAGAGGCGCTCAAAAACGACATCCACCTCGAAACCTCGTCGGCCTACGACATCCACATCATCAACGCCCTCTACGACGGCGGGATCATCGACAAGGACCGTTACATCATCTGCAACGGTTTCAAACGTCCTCAGTACGTGGAGAATATCGCGCAGCTGGTCGACGACGGATTCGAAAACACCATCCCCGTGATCGACAACAAGGAGGAGGTCGAACTGCTGGACGCCGCGATCGAGAAAAAGTGCAAGGTGGGCATCCGCATCGCCTGCGAGGAGGAGCCGAAATTCGATTTCTACACCTCTCGTCTGGGCATCCGCTACAACGACATCGTCGACTTCTACAAGCGCAAGATCAAGACCAACAAGAAGTTCCAGTTGAAGATGCTCCACTTCTTCATCAACACAGGCATCAAGGACACGGCCTACTACTGGAACGAGTTGGGCAAGTGCCTCAACGTCTACTGCGAGTTGAAGGCCATCTGCCCCGAACTGGACAGCCTGAACATCGGCGGCGGCTTCCCGATCAAGAACTCGCTCAACTTCGAATACGACTACGAGTACATGACCGAGGAGATCGTGGCGCAGATCAAACACATCTGCGAGATGAACGGCATCGAGGAACCCAATATCTTCACCGAGTTCGGATCGTTCACCGTGGGCGAAAGCGGCGCGGCGCTCTACTCGATCGTCAACCAGAAGCAGCAGAACGACCGCGAGAACTGGTACATGATCGACTCGTCGTTCATCACCACCCTGCCCGACACGTGGGGCATCAACCAGCGTTACATCATGCTTGCCGTCAACAACTGGGACAAGGAGTACCAGCGCGTCTTCCTCGGCGGGCTGACGTGCGACAGCGAGGATTTCTACAACGCCGAGTCGCACACCAACGCCATCTTCCTGCCCAAACTCGAAGCGGGCAACACGCAGTACATCGGTTTTTTCCATACGGGCGCCTACCAGGAGTCGATCGGCGGCTTCGGCGGCATCCAGCACTGCCTGATCCCCGCGCCCAAACACATCATCATCGACCGCGACAAGGGCGACAACGAATACTACACGCGTCTGTTCGCCAAGGAGCAGAGTTACCGCGCCATGATGCGTATCCTGGGCTATTGA
- a CDS encoding sigma-54 interaction domain-containing protein, with product MDLVSLKQRFGVIGNSELLNRALEVAVRVAPTDLSVLVTGESGVGKEFFPQIIHAYSARKHNKYIAVNCGAIPEGTIDSELFGHEKGSFTGAVEARKGYFEEADGGTIFLDEVAELPLSTQVRLLRVLQTGEFMRVGSARVQRTDVRVVAATNMNLQEAIEKGRFREDLYYRLNTVPIAVPALRDRREDIFLLFRKFASDVAVQYRMPPITLDDEARRMLEGYYWRGNIRQLKNVAEQISAIEENRVVTAAILSRYLPQQQGASTPVVTAAGVAGDSASERELLYKILFDMRGDINDLKRMVSELLRGGAATSEAKQEVAGYLPTTAGSTSHGRNREYAVNAEVVEEPHEALTKADVQREQIIRALRRNNGRRREAAAELFMSERTLYRKIKELGIEDD from the coding sequence ATGGATTTAGTCTCATTGAAACAGCGCTTCGGCGTCATCGGCAATTCGGAGCTTCTGAATCGGGCGCTCGAAGTGGCCGTGCGCGTCGCACCGACCGATCTGTCGGTGCTGGTGACGGGCGAGAGCGGCGTGGGCAAGGAGTTTTTCCCGCAGATCATCCACGCCTATTCGGCCCGCAAGCACAATAAATATATTGCCGTCAACTGCGGTGCCATCCCCGAAGGCACGATCGATTCGGAGCTGTTCGGCCACGAGAAGGGGTCGTTCACGGGTGCCGTCGAAGCTCGCAAGGGCTATTTCGAGGAGGCCGACGGCGGGACGATTTTTCTGGACGAGGTGGCCGAGTTGCCGCTCTCGACGCAGGTGCGCCTGCTGCGCGTGTTGCAGACGGGCGAATTCATGCGCGTCGGTTCGGCCCGGGTGCAGCGCACCGACGTGCGGGTCGTGGCGGCGACGAACATGAATTTGCAGGAGGCCATCGAGAAGGGGCGGTTCCGCGAAGACCTCTACTACCGGCTCAACACGGTGCCCATCGCGGTGCCGGCGTTGCGCGACCGGCGCGAGGACATCTTCCTGCTGTTCCGCAAATTCGCCTCCGACGTGGCCGTACAGTACCGTATGCCGCCCATCACGCTCGACGACGAGGCGCGCCGGATGTTGGAGGGCTACTACTGGCGCGGCAACATCCGCCAGTTGAAGAACGTGGCCGAGCAGATCTCGGCCATCGAGGAGAACCGCGTGGTGACGGCGGCGATTCTGTCGCGCTACCTTCCGCAGCAGCAGGGGGCTTCGACGCCCGTGGTGACGGCGGCGGGCGTGGCGGGCGATTCGGCGAGCGAGCGCGAACTGCTCTACAAGATCCTGTTCGACATGCGGGGGGACATCAACGACCTCAAACGCATGGTCTCGGAGCTGTTGCGCGGCGGTGCGGCGACGTCCGAGGCGAAGCAGGAGGTGGCGGGTTACCTGCCCACGACGGCCGGGAGCACGTCGCACGGCCGCAATCGGGAGTATGCCGTCAACGCCGAGGTGGTCGAGGAGCCGCACGAGGCGCTGACGAAGGCCGACGTCCAGCGCGAACAGATCATCCGCGCGCTGCGCCGCAACAACGGCCGTCGCCGCGAAGCCGCCGCCGAACTGTTCATGTCCGAGCGCACGCTCTACCGCAAGATCAAGGAGCTGGGCATCGAGGACGATTGA
- a CDS encoding LptE family protein, protein MMLKNKIICCALLLAALVTAGCGVTIKYSLSGASIPPDAKTFSVAYFPNNAPMVEPILSTTLTDALIDKFTRQTRLAQVDEGGDFAFEGEITGYSSTTASVASDDYALLNRLSITVKVRFTNVLDEAMSFNKSFTAYADYDSTKLLTEVAGELVPEIVDQLVNDIFQAAASNW, encoded by the coding sequence ATGATGCTGAAAAACAAGATAATCTGTTGTGCGCTGCTTTTGGCGGCGCTTGTGACGGCGGGCTGCGGCGTGACGATCAAGTACTCGCTGTCGGGTGCGTCGATTCCGCCCGATGCCAAGACCTTCTCGGTGGCCTATTTCCCCAACAACGCGCCGATGGTGGAGCCGATTCTCAGTACGACGCTCACCGATGCGCTGATCGACAAGTTTACGCGCCAGACCCGTCTGGCGCAGGTCGACGAGGGAGGCGACTTCGCGTTCGAGGGCGAAATCACGGGTTACTCCTCGACGACGGCGTCGGTGGCCAGCGACGACTACGCGCTGTTGAACCGCCTGTCGATCACCGTCAAGGTGCGTTTTACGAACGTGCTCGACGAGGCGATGTCCTTCAACAAATCCTTCACGGCCTATGCCGACTACGACTCCACGAAGCTGCTCACGGAGGTGGCCGGCGAGCTGGTGCCCGAAATCGTGGATCAGCTGGTGAACGATATTTTCCAGGCTGCGGCCTCCAACTGGTAA
- a CDS encoding tetratricopeptide repeat protein, producing MATFREYIASLGAAGAVPEAELDELLGRYEWFALARLVRLRQRGGDPSEDGRLGFAVQDRAAGTAPEVDRERLTALCADDLIDDFLRAGDYRIVAEEGEADDEVKTVADFDDEDDLVTEELAEIYRQQGLNDEACAIYRKLSLRNPEKSVYFAELIDEIASEGKNR from the coding sequence ATGGCGACATTCAGGGAGTATATCGCTTCGCTGGGAGCGGCCGGCGCGGTGCCGGAGGCGGAGCTGGACGAACTGCTCGGACGCTACGAATGGTTTGCCCTCGCACGGCTCGTACGCCTGCGGCAGCGGGGCGGCGATCCGTCGGAGGACGGCCGGCTCGGCTTCGCGGTGCAGGACAGGGCGGCGGGGACGGCGCCCGAAGTGGACAGGGAGCGGCTGACGGCGCTCTGCGCGGACGATCTGATCGACGATTTCCTGCGGGCGGGCGACTACCGCATCGTGGCCGAGGAGGGCGAAGCCGACGACGAAGTGAAGACCGTCGCCGATTTCGACGACGAGGACGACCTTGTCACCGAAGAGTTGGCCGAGATCTACCGGCAGCAGGGGTTAAATGACGAGGCATGCGCGATTTATCGCAAATTAAGTTTGCGAAATCCGGAAAAAAGTGTTTACTTTGCCGAACTTATCGACGAAATAGCGTCCGAGGGGAAGAATCGTTAA
- the secG gene encoding preprotein translocase subunit SecG, whose product MYTFCIVVILLASVSLIFVVLVQSPKGGMAANFGAANQVMGVRDAANGLEKFTWAMALVIVVLSLVATLSMDKGTVAASNKDLEKDANALIEMTQEAPVMPQAVPAEAPASEQPAADQQQ is encoded by the coding sequence ATGTACACATTTTGTATCGTTGTGATTTTATTGGCCAGCGTCAGCCTGATTTTCGTGGTATTGGTGCAAAGTCCCAAAGGGGGAATGGCTGCCAATTTCGGTGCGGCGAATCAGGTGATGGGCGTGCGCGACGCGGCGAACGGCTTGGAAAAATTCACGTGGGCGATGGCTCTCGTCATCGTCGTGCTGAGCCTTGTGGCCACGCTGTCGATGGACAAGGGTACGGTTGCTGCCAGCAATAAGGATCTGGAAAAGGATGCCAATGCGTTGATCGAGATGACCCAGGAGGCTCCTGTCATGCCGCAGGCCGTGCCGGCGGAGGCCCCTGCTTCCGAGCAGCCTGCCGCGGATCAGCAGCAGTAA
- a CDS encoding cation diffusion facilitator family transporter — MAHSHHDHSHEHVRRLSSLNRAFIAGILLNSVFVAAEFTAGILSNSMGLLSDAGHNLSDVASLLLALLAFRLAQVRPTSRYTYGYRRSTILVSLLNAVILLVAVGAIVVESVRKLLHPEPVGGEVVLWVAGIGVVVNFATALFFLRDKDRDLNVRGAYLHMAADALVSVGVMVSGAVMMATGWYLIDPLVGLLVAAVIVWSTWGLLRDSLRLSLDGVPAGIDYDEVFRTVASQPGVSGVHHLHVWALSTTENALTAHVAVHDLQRMPQLKEALRARLRELGIDHATLEFESDVQPCGEHADCDMEQGRCGGASQPVR; from the coding sequence ATGGCGCATTCGCATCACGATCACTCCCACGAACACGTTCGGCGGCTCTCGTCGCTCAACCGCGCTTTCATCGCGGGCATTCTGCTGAACTCGGTTTTCGTCGCCGCGGAGTTCACGGCGGGCATCCTCTCCAATTCGATGGGGCTGCTCTCCGATGCGGGGCACAACCTGAGCGACGTGGCGAGCCTGCTGCTCGCCCTGCTGGCGTTCCGCCTGGCGCAGGTACGCCCCACGAGCCGCTATACCTACGGCTACCGCCGCAGCACGATTCTCGTTTCGCTGCTCAACGCCGTCATCCTGCTGGTCGCCGTCGGCGCCATCGTCGTCGAGAGCGTTCGCAAGCTGCTCCATCCCGAACCCGTAGGGGGCGAGGTGGTGCTCTGGGTGGCGGGCATCGGCGTGGTCGTCAATTTCGCCACGGCGCTGTTCTTCCTGCGCGACAAGGACCGCGACCTGAACGTCAGGGGTGCTTATCTGCACATGGCCGCCGACGCGCTGGTGTCCGTGGGCGTGATGGTGTCGGGGGCGGTCATGATGGCGACGGGCTGGTATCTGATCGATCCGCTGGTCGGCCTGCTCGTGGCGGCCGTCATCGTCTGGTCGACGTGGGGGCTGCTGCGCGACAGCCTGCGGTTGTCGCTGGACGGCGTTCCCGCGGGGATCGATTACGACGAGGTCTTCCGCACGGTGGCGTCGCAGCCGGGTGTGAGCGGGGTGCACCATCTCCACGTCTGGGCGCTCAGTACGACCGAGAACGCCTTGACGGCGCACGTAGCGGTACACGATTTGCAGCGGATGCCGCAATTGAAGGAGGCGCTCCGCGCACGGCTCCGCGAACTGGGGATCGATCACGCCACGCTCGAATTCGAGAGCGACGTGCAGCCTTGCGGCGAACATGCCGACTGCGATATGGAACAGGGCCGTTGCGGCGGCGCATCGCAGCCTGTCCGCTGA
- the zupT gene encoding zinc transporter ZupT, whose amino-acid sequence MNSSIAFPLLLTLLAGLATGIGSAIAFFAHRTNVRFLSFSLGLSAGVMIYVSFVELFAESQTLLTAQWGATAGVSATVACFFGGILLIGVIDRLVPSFENPHEMHSVEEMNRRPHDRKLMRMGLMTALVIGIHNFPEGIATFMSAIDNPTLGIAIAAAIAIHNIPEGIAVSVPIYYATGSRRKAFLLSLSSGLAEPVGALLAYAVLLPFLSPTLLGCLFGFVAGIMVFISLDELLPAAEEYGEHHISIYGVVTGMALMAVSLIVFS is encoded by the coding sequence ATGAACTCATCGATAGCCTTTCCGCTGCTGCTGACGCTGCTGGCCGGTCTCGCGACCGGTATCGGCAGCGCCATCGCATTTTTCGCGCACCGCACCAATGTACGTTTCCTCTCCTTTTCGCTGGGCCTTTCGGCCGGCGTGATGATCTACGTCTCGTTCGTCGAGCTGTTCGCCGAGTCGCAGACGTTGCTCACGGCCCAGTGGGGCGCCACGGCAGGCGTCTCGGCGACGGTCGCCTGCTTTTTCGGCGGCATCCTGCTGATCGGCGTCATCGACCGGCTGGTGCCCTCGTTCGAGAATCCGCACGAGATGCACTCGGTCGAGGAGATGAACCGCCGCCCCCATGACCGTAAGCTGATGCGCATGGGGCTGATGACCGCCCTGGTCATCGGTATCCACAACTTCCCCGAGGGGATCGCCACCTTCATGTCGGCGATCGACAACCCGACGCTCGGTATCGCCATCGCCGCAGCGATCGCCATCCACAACATCCCCGAAGGCATCGCCGTTTCGGTCCCGATCTACTACGCCACGGGCAGCCGCCGCAAGGCCTTCCTGCTTTCGCTGTCGTCGGGCCTGGCCGAACCGGTCGGCGCGCTGCTGGCCTATGCCGTGCTGCTGCCGTTCCTCTCGCCGACGCTGCTGGGGTGCCTGTTCGGATTCGTTGCGGGCATCATGGTCTTCATTTCGCTCGACGAACTGCTGCCCGCTGCCGAGGAGTACGGCGAGCACCACATCTCGATCTACGGCGTGGTGACGGGCATGGCCCTGATGGCCGTCAGTCTGATCGTCTTTTCCTGA